In Colias croceus chromosome 8, ilColCroc2.1, a genomic segment contains:
- the LOC123693507 gene encoding protein sly1 homolog — protein MTTLRERQLNALKQMLNLNEPLTKAVANEPIWKVLIYDRVGQDIISPLISIKELRELGVTLHVQLHSDRDPIPEVPAVYFCAPSEENLGRICQDLDNGVYDQYHLNFISPITRQKLEDLAASAIQSNSVMSIHKLYDQYLNFICLEDDLFIMKHQQSDALSYYAINKGDTKDTEMEAIMDDIVESLFSVFVTLGNVPIIRSSKGNAAEMVAKKLDKKLRENLWDARNNLFHGNAGQGGTFSFSRPMLILLDRNMDMATPLHHTWTYQALAHDVLDLSLNRAVVPESTGPALPGQKIKTRTCDLDSRDPLWLEHKSSPFPTVAEAIQEDLDKYRSSEAEVKKLKSSMGLDADSDLALSLVSDNTQRLTSAVNSLPQLMEKKRLIDMHTTIATAILNSIKSRRLDSFFELEEKIMSKSGAVESKAVMDLITDSTAGTTEDKMRLFIIYYLCTSQVTEEEYKKFEAALLTANCDIKPMAYMKRWKSFTKMSSQYEGGGTKTVSMFSKLVSQGSSFVMEGVKNLVVKKHKLPVSRTVEAAMNGGSDTELTWLDPRSARTDAAGRARASRHATPSDAVVFLVGGGSYIEHHNLIDFAKQQAASGVSRKIIYGATTLPNASQFLKQLSLLGEELQ, from the exons ATGACAACTTTACGTGAACGCCAGCTAA ATGCACTCAAGCAGatgctaaatttaaatgaaccACTGACGAAGGCAGTGGCAAATGAACCCATTTGGAAAGTGTTAATTTATGATAGAGTTGGACAAGATATCATTTCACCGCTGATATCTATCAAAGAGCTCAGAGAATTAGGAGTCACCCTTCATGT TCAATTACATTCAGACCGAGACCCTATTCCTGAAGTACCTGCTGTATACTTCTGTGCGCCATCAGAAGAAAACCTGGGAAGGATCTGTCAAGATTTAGACAATGGTGTTTATGACCAGTATCATTTGAACTTTATATCTCCAATAACTAGACAGAAACTAGAAGATCTTGCTGCATCGGCCATTCAATCAAACTCTGTTATGAGCATACACAAATTATATGATCAGTATTTGAATTTCATTTGTCTAGAAGAtgacttatttattatgaaacatCAGCAGTCAGATGCTTTATCTTATTATG cCATAAATAAAGGAGATACTAAAGACACAGAAATGGAAGCCATCATGGATGATATTGTTGAAAGCTTATTTTCAGTATTTGTTACACTTG GAAATGTACCCATAATTCGAAGTAGTAAAGGCAATGCAGCAGAAATGGTTGCAAAGAAACTTGATAAAAAGCTCAGAGAGAATCTCTGGGATGCCAGAAATAATCTATTTCATGGGAATGCTGGACAAGGGGGCACATTTAGTTTTTCAAGACCCATGCTGATTTTATTGGACCGTAATATGGATATGGCAACGCCGTTACATCACACTTGGACATATCAGGCTCTTGCTCATGATGTTTTGGATTTGTCTTTAAACAG AGCAGTAGTACCTGAAAGCACTGGTCCAGCCTTACCAGGACAAAAGATCAAAACGCGAACTTGTGACTTGGACTCCAGAGATCCTCTGTGGTTGGAACATAAGAGCAGCCCCTTCCCAACTGTCGCTGAAGCTATACAGGAAGACTTAGacaaatatag GAGTTCAGAAGCTGAAGTAAAGAAACTGAAAAGCTCAATGGGCCTCGACGCTGACAGTGATCTAGCACTAAGTTTGGTGAGCGATAACACACAGAGACTTACAAGTGCGGTTAACTCCTTGCCGCAACTTATGGAGAAGAAGAGGCTGATTGATATGCATACTACTATTGCAACTG CAATATTAAACTCCATAAAATCAAGACGATTGGATTCATTCTTCGAATTGGAAGAGAAAATAATGAGTAAAAGCGGCGCGGTAGAGAGCAAAGCTGTTATGGATTTGATCACTGACAGCACAGCTGGTACCACAGAAGACAAAATGCGTTTATTCatcatttattatctgtgcacGTCACAAGTAACCGAGGAAGAGTATAAGAAGTTTGAAGCCGCTCTATTGACCGCTAATTGTGACATCAAACCAATGGCTTATATGAAGCGGTGGAA gaGCTTCACGAAAATGTCGAGTCAATATGAAGGAGGTGGTACCAAAACGGTGTCTATGTTCTCCAAACTTGTGTCTCAAGGATCATCTTTTGTCATGGAAGGAGTCAAGAATTTAGTTGTTAAGAAACAT AAGCTGCCAGTAAGCCGCACGGTAGAAGCAGCTATGAACGGCGGCAGCGACACTGAGCTGACGTGGCTGGACCCGCGCAGTGCACGCACAGACGCGGCGGGCAGAGCACGTGCCTCCCGCCACGCGACCCCCAGCGACGCGGTCGTGTTCCTCGTGGGCGGCGGCAGTTATATCGAGCACCATAATCTGATCGACTTCGCTAAG cAACAAGCTGCTAGTGGCGTTTcaagaaaaataatctatGGAGCGACAACTCTTCCGAACGCCTCTCAGTTTTTGAAACAACTATCACTTTTAGGGGAAGAACTTCAATGA
- the LOC123693770 gene encoding chitin deacetylase 1, giving the protein MSRYGVNVVWTMTAYARFFLLCAIFVNVQCQKDKEAEEFICPEGTQGNGNFADPATCRRFYQCVDGYPYLNRCPSGLYFDDISKYCTFKVEARCGPIATTPAPITEAPTDLATKCDPAECQLPYCFCSKDGTLIPGGLEPEDTPQMIMLTFDGAVNLNNYDLYKKVFNGKLRNPNGCPIRGTFFLSHEYSNYVMVQKLAHDGHEIATGTISQQQGLQDKGYEEWAGEMIGMREILRKFANISRSEIVGTRAPFLKPGRNTQFKVLEDFGYIYDSSVGVPPSPIPVWPYTLDYKIPHECKSGTCPTKSFPGLWEVPFNAHYVETYEGGHCPYLDQCVLHNHDSDDVLEWLQEDFNRHYEQNRAPYMMPFHTNWFQIKELERGLHKFLKWVSELKDVYFVTVTQALTWMTEPRSVKLLSNYEAWNCDKKDLPLPACNLPNKCALSFKHPDTNFTDTRYMETCVECPNQYPWLGDSGGTGIPGKDNYIPDNLKK; this is encoded by the exons ATGTCGCGGTACGGAGTGAACGTTGTTTGGACCATGACCGCGTACGCgcgattttttcttttatgtgcCATATTTGTGAATG TACAATGTCAAAAAGATAAAGAAGCCGAAGAATTCATCTGCCCAGAAGGCACACAGGGTAATGGCAATTTTGCAGACCCAGCGACATGTAGGAGGTTTTATCAA tgtGTAGACGGATATCCATATTTAAACAGATGTCCCTCAGGACTTTACTTCGATGACATCAGCAAATATTGTACTTTTAAGGTTGAAGCAAGATGTGGACCTATTGCAACGA CACCAGCTCCAATAACGGAGGCACCAACGGATCTGGCAACGAAATGCGACCCGGCGGAATGTCAGTTGCCATATTGTTTTTGTTCCAAAGACGGTACACTCATTCCCGGCGGTCTTGAACCGGAGGAT ACGCCACAAATGATAATGTTAACATTTGACGGTGCGgtcaatttgaataattacgACTTATACAAGAAAGTTTTCAACGGAAAGTTGCGCAATCCCAACGGCTGCCCGATCCGAGGCACTTTCTTCTTATCGCACGAATACAG TAATTATGTCATGGTACAAAAATTGGCTCACGATGGTCATGAg ATAGCGACAGGTACGATATCGCAACAACAGGGCTTGCAGGACAAAGGCTACGAAGAATGGGCGGGCGAAATGATCGGAATGCGGGAAATTCTGCGCAAGTTTGCGAACATATCGCGCTCGGAGATCGTTGGCACGCGGGCGCCTTTCCTCAAGCCCGGCAGGAATACGCAGTTCAAG GTATTAGAAGACTTCGGCTATATCTACGACAGTTCTGTGGGAGTGCCGCCTTCGCCCATCCCCGTGTGGCCTTACACCCTCGACTACAAGATTCCACATGAATGCAAATCTGGAACATGCCCGACTAAATCATTCCCTG gTTTATGGGAGGTGCCTTTTAACGCGCATTACGTGGAGACGTATGAGGGCGGCCATTGTCCTTATTTAGACCAGTGTGTGCTACATAATCACGACTCAGATGAT GTATTAGAATGGCTCCAAGAGGACTTCAATCGGCATTACGAACAAAACCGAGCGCCATACATGATGCCGTTCCACACAAATTGGTTCCAAATTAAGGAATTAGAACGAGGCCTCCATAAGTTCTTAAAATGGGTGTCTGAGTT GAAGGACGTATACTTCGTAACAGTGACACAAGCGCTCACGTGGATGACGGAGCCGCGTTCCGTGAAATTGCTCAGCAATTACGAGGCATGGAACTGCGACAAGAAAGACTTGCCTCTACCCGCGTGCAACTTGCCCAACAAGTGTGCTCTGTCCTTCAAACACCCCGACACTAACTTCACGGACACGCGCTATATGGAGACGTGTGTCGAGTGCCCCAACCA ATATCCGTGGTTGGGTGACTCGGGCGGAACGGGTATTCCAGGCAAGGACAATTACATACCCGATAACCTCAAAAAATGa